One part of the Mya arenaria isolate MELC-2E11 chromosome 3, ASM2691426v1 genome encodes these proteins:
- the LOC128226977 gene encoding uncharacterized protein LOC128226977, whose protein sequence is MAKLNVLVHLGTLVLIISSLLLHGAKSESSLDIIKHEDAEEGQRQGPPTNISDRGGGENSGLPVYPKSGYDITINTLPAPRSINPREVNANTDTEEEVDTLLPEEDLDGTIFETPNNEENVDKEINEVNQEYTLKENVDNEIDQISSPKEVIEVYTDNESVKGEHEDIEENTNVIVEEIEPETENTDEVEEYQHDENTAEQDEESESFNEIQRIPINYEDYDITTKENVNAVGQENAQEENQNADEIDYEEESSEEQEEQEEADEEEDESIESDTISDEENDEETIEGLNFDFDIIEDDDEENEHPITEEEEEDDDELEQINENSNESPDAYLDEHEEIQVEEDENTEETLDLTSFEEEEGGIEDEHLEEEEHVIEDEESEAELPVTKEESELHVTNNDVTEFSQEHEEEPRTDYAEDLEERIDEEYIPKNEEDIFENLEDDEMDNEEEITEEYAEEDNTLLDETADESNDQVETESHMTDDEVESPGDLMDIQFQPVEITKEADFAYPKENAACLLPVKSGFCKAYFQRYFYNTNTKECELFIYGGCGGNANNFETLDQCTQMCSLTHSS, encoded by the exons GTCCACCGACTAACATATCGGACAGGGGTGGCGGGGAAAACTCAGGGCTCCCAGTGTACCCTAAATCCGGATATGACATTACAATCAACACCCTACCAG CTCCCCGGAGTATAAACCCAAGAGAGGTCAACGCAAACACTGACACTGAAGAAGAAGTTGATACCTTACTACCTGAAGAAGATCTGGATGGGACGATATTTGAAACACCGAACAATGAAGAAAACGTAGACAAGGAAATCAATGAGGTTAATCAAGAATATACTTTGAAGGAAAACGTAGACAATGAGATCGATCAAATATCTTCTCCGAAAGAGGTTATAGAGGTTTATACAGACAATGAATCAGTTAAAGGTGAACATGAAGATATTGAAGAAAATACCAATGTTATTGTCGAAGAAATTGAACCGGAAACAGAAAATACAGATGAGGTTGAGGAATATCAACATGATGAAAACACGGCGGAACAGGATGAAGAAAGTGAatcatttaatgaaatacaaagGATTCCGATCAACTATGAAGATTATGATATCACCACGAAAGAAAATGTGAATGCAGTTGGTCAAGAAAATGCACAGGAAGAAAATCAAAACGCAGATGAAATTGATTATGAAGAAGAGAGTAGCGAAGAGcaagaagaacaagaagaagcagacgaagaagaagatgaGTCCATAGAAAGCGATACTATTTCAGATGAAGAAAACGATGAAGAAACAATAGAGGGactaaattttgattttgacatAATTGAAGACGACGATGAAGAAAATGAACATCCTATAACGGAGGAGGAAGAAGAAGATGACGACGAACTAGAACAAATTAACGAAAATAGTAATGAATCTCCTGATGCATATTTAGATGAACACGAAGAAATTCAAGTTGAGGAAGATGAAAATACAGAGGAAACATTGGACTTAACTAGTTTTGAAGAGGAAGAAGGTGGCATTGAAGACGAACATCTAGAAGAGGAAGAAcatgttattgaagatgaaGAAAGCGAAGCAGAATTACCTGTAACGAAAGAAGAATCCGAATTGCATGTAACCAACAATGACGTTACAG AATTCTCACAAGAGCACGAGGAAGAACCAAGAACAGACTATGCCGAAGATTTAGAAGAAAGAATAGACGAAGAATATATTCCAAAAAATGAGGAggacatttttgaaaacttgGAAGATGACGAAATGGACAATGAAGAAGAAATTACAGAAGAGTATGCCGAAGAAGACAACACTCTTTTAGATGAAACTGCAGATGAAAGCAATGATCAGGTCGAAACGGAATCACACATGACTGATGACGAGGTGGAATCACCTGGAGATCTCATGGACATTCAGTTTCAGCCGGTTGAAA taacTAAGGAAGCCGATTTCGCATACCCCAAGGAGAATGCCGCCTGCCTTTTGCCAGTGAAGTCGGGCTTCTGTAAAGCTTACTTCCAACGGTACTTCTACAACACGAACACTAAAGAGTGTGAGTTGTTCATCTACGGGGGCTGTGGCGGGAATGCGAACAATTTTGAAACCCTCGATCAGTGTACACAAATGTGTTCTTTGACCCATTCATCATGA